The Coffea arabica cultivar ET-39 chromosome 9e, Coffea Arabica ET-39 HiFi, whole genome shotgun sequence genome has a window encoding:
- the LOC113708271 gene encoding uncharacterized protein — MDFFPFYRSQQRPKPSVGNFRIPVRPQEEEAKSATRSQKVVQIPVQFVGSESGPDCSKSASKIQKVFRGFLVRKSMRKIMAIKKEVDEIEARVWRSEEVELLEKDGKERLKVNEMLMALLFRLDSVRGVDSGVRDCRKSVIRKAIALQERVDAIAAAAAAASTSADVNLVEPESETLAEKDQQPEYQVLEIKDEAPAAAAARNSVEKFDGSEDQIPQNYGNVLDFGNNGSGQGTEERNNGGADEEPLCEGKISDGLINDEESGAPKRDREDDVGADLEMIAEEGNRVEDVEKVDAGIDSKMKVDVEARLNKLMPLENIKNQNCCEVQVVDSPMEDNGEDTCERTPALSECVEESLETRQMEDVIRAKQGNEGRKYGGGDDKRNRELLEMMMEKNEKMMKLMTQLNERNEVQMRMLNTLTQRVEKLEKAFVCDMIKRKKKRA; from the coding sequence AtggatttttttcccttttatagaaGCCAGCAACGGCCAAAGCCCTCTGTCGGAAATTTTCGAATCCCTGTCCGGCCTCAGGAGGAGGAGGCGAAGTCAGCGACCAGGAGTCAGAAGGTGGTTCAGATCCCGGTCCAATTTGTCGGGTCGGAATCCGGCCCGGACTGCTCCAAGTCGGCATCCAAAATCCAGAAGGTCTTTAGGGGCTTTCTGGTGAGGAAAAGTATGAGGAAGATCATGGCGATTAAGAAGGAAGTGGATGAGATCGAAGCTAGGGTTTGGAGAAGTGAGGAGGTGGAGTTGCTGGAGAAGGACGGGAAGGAGAGGTTGAAGGTGAATGAGATGTTGATGGCTCTGCTATTCAGGTTGGATTCAGTTCGCGGTGTGGATTCTGGGGTTAGGGATTGTAGAAAGAGTGTGATTAGGAAGGCAATTGCGCTGCAAGAAAGAGTGGATGCTATTGCTGCTGCAGCTGCTGCTGCTTCTACGTCGGCTGATGTTAATTTAGTTGAACCTGAATCTGAAACCCTCGCTGAGAAGGATCAACAACCAGAATATCAGGTTCTTGAGATCAAAGATGAAGctcctgctgctgctgctgcaagGAATTCGGTAGAAAAATTTGATGGTTCTGAGGATCAAATTCCCCAAAATTATGGTAATGTTCTTGATTTTGGGAATAATGGGTCTGGTCAAGGCACAGAGGAAAGAAATAATGGAGGAGCAGATGAGGAGCCATTGTGTGAGGGGAAGATTTCAGACGGCTTGATAAATGATGAAGAATCAGGGGCTCCGAAACGAGACAGAGAGGATGATGTTGGGGCCGATTTAGAAATGATTGCTGAGGAAGGCAATCGTGTTGAGGATGTGGAGAAGGTGGATGCTGGAATTGATTCAAAAATGAAAGTGGATGTAGAGGCCCGTCTTAACAAACTAATGCCTCTTGAGAATATTAAAAACCAGAATTGCTGTGAGGTCCAAGTTGTTGATTCACCAATGGAGGATAATGGAGAAGATACCTGTGAAAGGACTCCTGCTTTGAGTGAATGTGTGGAGGAAAGCCTGGAGACGAGGCAAATGGAGGATGTGATCAGAGCCAAACAGGGGAATGAAGGAAGAAAGTATGGGGGAGGTGATGACAAGAGGAACAGGGAACTGCTGGAGATGATGATGGAGAAGAATGAAAAAATGATGAAGTTGATGACTCAACTCAATGAGAGGAATGAAGTGCAGATGCGGATGTTGAATACATTAACTCAGAGGGTGGAGAAGCTGGAGAAGGCATTTGTTTGTGATATGatcaagaggaagaagaagagggcATAA